One window of the Sulfitobacter sp. HNIBRBA3233 genome contains the following:
- a CDS encoding ABC transporter permease has protein sequence MTLTDTQLSAPEPSRPVVFWRRYRRNRAAMLGLGLFIIVLLMALLAGVITPGDPLSRAGDPLTPPFQDWSVPLGTDQLGRDILAGILYGARISLLVGVAATLVAIAIGVVIGALSGYFGGWIDDLLMRVTEAFQTIPNFVLLLTLVAIMGSKIEWITVAIGIVSWTAPARMVRAEFMSLRDREFVDAARNLGVSNTALIFKEILPNALPPIIVYASVIMALSILLESALAFLALGDPNYASWGNMIGQGRAVLRTDWYCAAIPGIVIVFTVLSFSLVGEGLNDALNPRQKQ, from the coding sequence ATGACCCTGACCGATACGCAGCTCAGCGCGCCCGAGCCGTCCCGCCCCGTCGTCTTCTGGCGTCGCTATCGCCGGAACCGCGCGGCGATGCTGGGCCTTGGCCTGTTCATCATCGTGTTGCTGATGGCATTGCTCGCGGGTGTCATCACGCCCGGTGATCCGTTGTCGCGTGCCGGTGATCCGCTGACGCCGCCGTTTCAGGACTGGTCGGTCCCGCTGGGCACGGACCAGCTTGGCCGCGATATTCTTGCCGGTATCCTCTACGGGGCACGGATTTCGCTGCTGGTCGGCGTTGCGGCAACCCTGGTCGCCATTGCCATCGGCGTGGTCATCGGCGCGCTGTCGGGCTACTTCGGCGGCTGGATCGACGATCTGCTGATGCGCGTGACCGAAGCGTTCCAGACCATCCCGAACTTCGTGCTGCTGCTGACGCTCGTGGCAATCATGGGGTCCAAGATCGAATGGATCACGGTGGCCATCGGGATCGTCAGCTGGACCGCACCCGCGCGCATGGTCCGGGCCGAGTTCATGTCCCTGCGCGACCGCGAATTCGTCGATGCGGCGCGCAACCTCGGCGTGTCGAACACGGCGCTCATCTTCAAGGAAATCCTGCCCAACGCGCTGCCACCGATCATCGTCTATGCCTCTGTCATCATGGCGCTGTCGATCCTGCTGGAATCCGCGCTCGCGTTTCTCGCGCTTGGCGATCCGAACTATGCAAGCTGGGGCAACATGATCGGGCAGGGGCGCGCCGTCTTGCGCACCGACTGGTACTGCGCCGCGATCCCCGGCATCGTCATCGTCTTTACCGTGCTCAGCTTTTCGCTGGTGGGCGAAGGGCTGAACGACGCGCTGAACCCAAGGCAGAAACAATGA
- a CDS encoding NAD(P)/FAD-dependent oxidoreductase, producing MTKIRHQPSIWAATAPVRVPRPALTGTHETDVAVIGGGFTGLSAALEAARRGHAVTVLEGMAVGWGASGRNNGQVIPILTSAEPDAWVERYGDAGRRVVDLIGNSADMLFGLAREFDMDAEAEQAGWMQPAHSPGRVKLVQKRVEAWQRYGFPAELKDRAETADLLGTDFWYGAMANPTGGHINPLAFARGLAQAAERKGAVVHEQSPVIGYDRVGSEWVVRTETGTLKARALILATNAYTGELVPKLAPRLARSLIPVLSWQMATEPVGDNLRARILPGRQAVSDTRGDLRFFRYDARNRLITGGAVMGSHDMARRVKEKAARNIAEAFPELGVPEMTHVWSGYVGMNWDRFPRIHQIGPDAFAWMACNGRGVAFGTAMGRELARAVTGEDIETLAMPLTDPEPFPVQGLLRRVAPTYLAWLKRADTKEIKH from the coding sequence ATGACCAAGATCCGGCACCAACCGTCGATCTGGGCCGCGACAGCACCCGTGCGCGTGCCGCGCCCGGCTCTGACAGGAACGCACGAGACGGACGTCGCCGTGATCGGCGGCGGCTTCACCGGCCTGTCTGCCGCGCTTGAGGCCGCACGGCGCGGCCACGCGGTGACCGTGCTGGAAGGCATGGCCGTGGGCTGGGGGGCGTCGGGCCGCAACAACGGACAGGTGATCCCGATCCTGACCAGCGCCGAGCCGGACGCATGGGTCGAACGCTACGGCGATGCCGGTCGGCGGGTCGTCGACCTGATCGGCAATTCGGCCGATATGCTTTTCGGGCTGGCACGCGAATTCGACATGGACGCCGAGGCCGAACAGGCCGGATGGATGCAGCCGGCGCATTCGCCGGGCCGTGTGAAACTGGTGCAAAAACGCGTCGAGGCGTGGCAGCGGTACGGCTTCCCGGCCGAGCTGAAAGACCGGGCCGAAACGGCGGACCTGCTGGGAACGGATTTCTGGTACGGGGCGATGGCCAACCCGACCGGTGGCCACATCAACCCGCTGGCCTTCGCCCGTGGCCTCGCGCAGGCCGCCGAGCGGAAGGGTGCCGTGGTGCATGAACAATCGCCCGTCATCGGATACGACCGCGTCGGATCGGAATGGGTGGTCCGCACCGAAACCGGCACTCTGAAAGCGCGCGCGCTGATCCTGGCGACGAATGCCTATACAGGCGAGCTGGTACCGAAACTGGCCCCGCGGCTGGCGCGGTCCCTGATCCCGGTGCTGAGCTGGCAGATGGCAACAGAGCCCGTGGGCGACAACCTGCGCGCCCGCATCCTGCCGGGCCGTCAGGCCGTGTCGGACACGCGCGGCGACCTGCGGTTCTTCCGTTACGACGCGCGCAACCGCCTGATCACCGGCGGCGCCGTCATGGGCAGCCACGACATGGCCCGGCGCGTGAAGGAGAAAGCCGCGCGTAACATCGCCGAGGCCTTTCCCGAACTCGGCGTACCCGAGATGACCCACGTCTGGTCGGGATACGTGGGCATGAACTGGGACCGTTTCCCGCGCATCCACCAGATCGGTCCGGATGCCTTTGCGTGGATGGCCTGTAACGGTCGCGGCGTTGCCTTCGGCACCGCCATGGGCCGCGAACTGGCCCGTGCGGTCACCGGTGAAGACATCGAAACCCTCGCCATGCCGCTGACAGACCCCGAACCGTTTCCGGTGCAGGGTTTGCTCAGACGGGTTGCACCAACCTATCTTGCGTGGCTCAAACGCGCCGACACCAAAGAAATCAAACACTAG
- a CDS encoding ABC transporter ATP-binding protein, whose product MNPVLKIEGLQIALPKGSDRPLALDGLDLEVKPGEVVCLVGESGSGKSLTAGAVMRLLPEPHVHVAGGAITFDGTDIIAQSEAQMKKIRGKDIAMIFQEPMTALNPQKPVGWQLDEVLRLHMNAGRKERRAHAIEMLNRVQIPDPEGAYNAYPHQISGGQRQRVMIAMALSLSPKLIIADEPTTALDVTTQLQILKLIRELQEEEGAGVLFITHDFGVVAEIADHVVVLREGEMVESGPADQVLNAPQHAYTKALIASVPDLKPPAPIPSDAPVVLEGRNLRKTFKARGGFLTGKRRAVVAVNDLSFTLRRGETLGVVGESGSGKTTVSRIVTRLLEADSGAVQMGDVDLLACSPAELRAQRKQIQMVFQDPMASLNPRKRVVDLIAQGPIVHGMPRAQAREKARELLELVELSPAAANRFPHEFSGGQRQRIGIARALALEPRVIVADEPVSALDVSVQAQVLRLLADLRERMSLSLLFVTHDLRVAAQLCDRIIVMQKGEIVESGLTAEVFANPQHEYTRTLMTSIPGRDWTPPRLEVPAA is encoded by the coding sequence ATGAACCCGGTGCTGAAAATCGAGGGGCTGCAAATCGCCCTGCCGAAAGGATCGGACCGCCCGCTTGCGCTCGACGGGCTGGACCTCGAAGTCAAACCGGGGGAGGTCGTCTGCCTTGTCGGCGAAAGCGGGTCGGGCAAGTCGCTGACCGCAGGCGCCGTGATGCGCCTGCTGCCGGAACCGCATGTGCATGTGGCCGGAGGGGCAATCACCTTTGACGGGACCGACATCATCGCCCAGTCCGAGGCGCAGATGAAAAAGATCCGCGGCAAGGACATCGCGATGATCTTCCAAGAGCCGATGACGGCCCTGAACCCGCAGAAACCCGTGGGCTGGCAGCTGGACGAAGTGTTGCGCCTGCACATGAACGCCGGACGCAAGGAGCGGCGCGCGCACGCGATCGAGATGCTCAACCGGGTGCAGATCCCCGATCCGGAGGGTGCCTATAACGCCTATCCGCACCAGATTTCGGGCGGCCAGCGTCAGCGGGTGATGATCGCCATGGCGCTGTCGCTCAGCCCCAAGCTGATCATCGCGGACGAACCCACCACCGCGCTGGATGTGACGACGCAGTTGCAGATCCTCAAGCTGATCCGCGAATTGCAGGAAGAAGAAGGCGCGGGCGTTCTGTTCATCACCCACGACTTCGGCGTCGTGGCCGAGATTGCGGATCACGTCGTGGTCCTGCGTGAAGGCGAAATGGTGGAAAGCGGACCCGCCGATCAGGTGCTGAACGCGCCGCAACACGCCTATACCAAGGCGCTGATCGCGTCTGTTCCCGATCTCAAGCCACCGGCGCCGATCCCCAGCGATGCGCCCGTGGTGCTGGAAGGGCGAAACCTGCGCAAGACTTTCAAGGCCCGCGGCGGATTTCTGACCGGCAAGCGGCGTGCGGTCGTTGCAGTGAACGATCTGTCCTTCACCCTGCGCCGGGGTGAAACCCTTGGTGTGGTAGGCGAAAGCGGATCGGGCAAGACCACGGTCAGCCGCATCGTCACCCGCCTGCTCGAGGCCGACAGCGGCGCGGTACAGATGGGCGATGTGGACCTTCTGGCATGCTCTCCGGCAGAGTTGCGGGCACAGCGCAAACAGATCCAGATGGTGTTTCAGGATCCCATGGCATCGCTTAACCCGCGCAAGCGGGTGGTGGACCTGATCGCGCAGGGCCCGATCGTCCACGGAATGCCGCGTGCCCAAGCGCGCGAAAAGGCGCGCGAATTGCTTGAACTGGTCGAGCTTTCCCCGGCGGCGGCCAACCGGTTTCCGCACGAATTCTCCGGTGGCCAGCGCCAGCGGATCGGGATCGCCCGCGCGCTCGCGCTTGAACCGAGGGTGATCGTGGCGGATGAACCTGTGTCGGCGCTGGATGTTTCCGTGCAGGCACAGGTGCTGAGGCTGCTGGCGGATCTGCGCGAGCGGATGTCGCTGTCGCTGCTCTTCGTCACCCACGATCTGCGCGTCGCGGCGCAACTGTGCGACAGGATCATCGTGATGCAGAAGGGCGAGATCGTGGAAAGCGGCCTGACCGCCGAGGTTTTCGCAAATCCGCAGCACGAATATACCCGCACGCTGATGACCTCGATCCCCGGGCGGGACTGGACACCGCCCCGCCTGGAAGTGCCCGCAGCATGA
- a CDS encoding L-2-amino-thiazoline-4-carboxylic acid hydrolase, with amino-acid sequence MSEQANTEFAEVDLHNIPILLRRKIEAMLLAHVLEVITERSGREEAEAVIGETCSRSAIEQGAGLRERNREEKDRDPTFHDFEAIMPQWRASGALEIEPLEVSDEKMDFNVTRCKYSEMYREMGLGDIGHLLSCNRDGDFCIGYNPDMELTRTQTIMKGATHCDFRYRMKKEG; translated from the coding sequence ATGTCCGAGCAAGCCAACACCGAATTCGCCGAAGTCGATCTGCACAACATCCCGATCCTTCTGCGCCGCAAGATCGAGGCAATGCTGCTGGCGCACGTGCTTGAGGTCATCACCGAACGGTCGGGGCGCGAGGAAGCCGAGGCCGTCATCGGCGAGACATGTTCACGCTCGGCCATCGAACAGGGCGCAGGGCTGCGCGAACGCAACCGCGAGGAGAAGGACCGCGATCCCACCTTCCACGATTTCGAGGCGATCATGCCGCAGTGGCGCGCCAGCGGCGCGCTCGAGATCGAACCGCTGGAAGTCAGCGACGAGAAAATGGATTTCAACGTGACCCGCTGCAAATACTCCGAGATGTACCGCGAGATGGGACTGGGCGATATCGGCCATCTTCTGTCGTGCAATCGCGACGGGGATTTCTGCATCGGGTACAACCCCGACATGGAGCTGACGCGCACCCAGACGATCATGAAGGGCGCGACGCACTGCGATTTCCGCTACCGCATGAAAAAGGAGGGCTGA